CACACCGGCCGCGGCCGACACCCGCGGCGGTACGTCAGCCACCGCCTGGACTCCGACCACCACTCTGAACAACGGCCCGATCAGGGAGTGTTACGCGGCCTCGTGCGACGAGGTCTGGCGTCCGGGACCCGGCGAGACGGTGCGGTGGAGCCACTACGCGATCAACAGTTCCGGGAACCGCTGGTACTACGTCCAGTACGTGTTCGGCAACGGCATCCCCAAGACCGTGTACGGCTGGATCTACTGCGACAACGTCACCGCTCCCTGCTGAGCCGCCCCCGGGCACACCGTACGGAGCCCCCGGGCTCCGGTTCTCGGGCTCCGTACCGCCCCGGCGTGACCGGCCGGTGATCCGACACGAGCGTCCTCGTCGACGGGCCGGCCGGCCCGTCGGCGTCCGCCGCGGGAACAAGGCCCGTCAGGGCTTTTCGGGCCTGCGGGCCAGCAGGCAGGCGCGCGGTCTGTTCACCCGTCCGCCCGGCTCCTGCTCCAGCCGAGCGGTGACGACGAATCCGGCCCGCTCCAGCAGGCCGCTCACGCGGTCCAGGGGCAGCAGATACGACTCGTAGGACACCGGACGGCCGTAGCCCCGGGTCGGCCGCAGCCGTTCGTCGCCGACGTAGTCTCCCCAGAGCAGGTGGCCGCCGGGCGCCAGCGTGCGGTGGAACTCGGCGAACACCGCCGGCAGCCACTTCGGGGGCGTGTGGTGGGTGGAGTACCAGGCCAGGATGCCGCCGAGCTCGTCGTCCGCCGTCTCCAGCGCGGTCATCGAGCCCTCGGTGAACCGGAGGTTCGGATAGGCGTGCCGGGCCAGCGCGACCATCTTCGGCGACAGATCGACGCCGAACGCGGGCACCCCCAGCCCGGCCAGGTACGCCGTCACGCGGCCGGGGCCGCACCCCAGGTCCGCGACCGGCCCCGGACCGGCCGTCCGCACCAGTTCGGCGAACACCGCCAGCATCGCGCGTGACAGCGGGTCCATCTCGGCCGGTGACGGGACGCGCTCGACGTAGTCGGCGGCGACCGTGTCGTACGACTCGCGGACGGCGGTCAGGTAGGAGGACTCAGCCATGCGGGCACCCTAGAGCAGAGAACCGACAGGCCGTGTCCTGAACGTGGGTCGAGCTGCGCGGCTCCGCCGCCGCGGACGCTCGGCCATCACACCACCCCGGTGGTCGTTTCCGGTCGGAGCACTGGCGTGCCCGTCTCACACAGCGCCTGAACCTCGTCCACGCGGGCCGCGATCCGGGCGGCTTCGCACCTTCGACGGGTCACGCGGGATCCCTTCGTTCTCGGACGGCGGCGGGCACGTGGTGCGGTCCGGGAAGAGCCTCAACGGACGGGCCGGATCGCTGTGTTCACGGGGTCAGGCCCAGCCGTCGAGGGCTCGGCTGTCCGGGGTGGGTGACGTGATTTCGCTGCTCAGGGCTTGGTGGCGGTAGTCGCGGGGCGGGAGGCCGAAGGCGTTGCGGAAGGTGCGGGAGAAGACCGCAGGATCGGTGAAGCCGCAGCGGACGGCGATGTGGTGGACAGGGGTGGTGTGGTGGGCGGGGTCGATCAGGAAGCGGCGGGCCTGTTCGAGACGCTGTTGGCGGATCCACGCGGCCGGGGAGGTGTGGTGGCCGAGGGTACGGAAGACGGTGTGCAGGTGTCTCAGGGAGATGTGGTGGGCGGCGGCGATCGTGCCGGGGGTGAGGTCCGGGTCGTGGAGGTGATGGCGGACGAAGGTCTGGATCCGCAGGGCGAGGGCGCGGGTACGCGTCTCCGGCGGGAGTTCGTTGTCGGCGTCCAGATGGTGAGCCAGGGTCGCGGCGAGCAGGTCGACCACCACCGGCTCCAGACGGGGCCCGTCCGACGGACGGAATGAACAGATACTTTCCGTCCCGAGCCTGACGAGTGTTTCGGCCAGCAGGGCTCCCGGCCCTTCCCGGCCCGACAAACGGCGCGTCACCAGCCGGCGCACCTGGTCGCCGGGCAGAGGCAGAAGCCGTCGCGGGACCTCAAGTGCAACCACCGCGCTGTCGTCCTTGTTGATGCAGTCGAATGGTTCCGATGTGCTGACGACGTACATCTCCCACGGACCGTGGAAACCACTCTGGCCTCTCTGGCTGATTCCGATTCCTCCGGTCAGCATGAGGGTCAGGTGGCAGATCTCCGGATCGGACTGGCGGATGAACCGCGGAGTCCGCTGAAATCTCATGGACTTCGACTTCGCCGGCCAGACGGTCACCTCGCCCAGGGTGCGAAGGCTCATCTCCGCCTGGAACTGGTCGGGTCGATCAGCGGTCAATTCCATCGGAGCCATGGTGCTCGCCATCAGCTCGTGCCACATGTCGAACTTTTCCTCCGGAGCGACATCTGAGGTCCGGAACACCGTCTCGTTCACCGTACTCCCCCGTGCGCGGTGTGGTCCTGTCCCGCAGTGAGACGGGTGGCGTCGCGAACCCGGTTTCACCCAGGAGCGATATGGCTTGATGAGCCGACCGGCGGGGCGCATTCGCGCAGCCTGGTCCCGCCGAGCTCATTGATCCTTTTCACGCGGCATGTGGCCTGAATTGACAATCCGGCGCGATGTCACAGCACCCGGGCGCTCAGGGCGTCGGACGGGTCGGTCGTCGGCGGACTATCGGCAACGCTCCCTTGGCGAAGCCGGTCGCAGTGCACGCATCGTCAAGAGACCTCTCATTCAGCAACAAGGAATCGCGGGATCGGGGCGGATACCGTCTCTGGCAACGGAATTCGCACCAACACGAATGCCAGGAACTCGCGGACATGAACTCTCGGACATGAATTCTCATGCTCCGAAGAGCCTGAGCCTCCGTGTTGGCGCACTCACCGCACAAGGAGATACGGCGTGGCAGCGATTGAGTTCAGTCATGTGAAGCACGGATCGAAGGACCCGTGTGTCACGACCTTCCAGAAGGCCCTGATAGCCAAGGGTCACAAGATCCCGTCCGGCGCGACCGGACTGTTCGGGAACGAGACCAAGGCCGCCTGCACCGCGTTCCAGCGGGCGCAGGGGTGGAGCGGCACCAACGCGGACGGGGCGCCGGGCCCGGAGACGTTCGCCCGGCTCAAGCTCACGGACGGCGGGCACAAGACCGGCGGCTCGGGAGGCGTCTCCTCCCCCGTGCCCGGCTACGGCATCAACAAGGGAAACCCCTACGGCAGGCGCAGTTCGGGCTACAGCGTCGGTTACCACACGGGCGACGACTACCCCGCGCCCACCGGCACGGACGTCGTGGCCGTGCGCGCGGGCACCATCGCGGAGTCGAAGAACGACGGCGCCTCGTACGGGAACATGATCGTCCTGCGGGCCGAAAACAACCGCGACTACTGGTACTGCCACCTCTCCAAGCGAGGCGTGAAGAAGGGCGACAAGGTCAAGGCCGGCCAGAAGCTGGGCGACGTCGGCTCGACGGGCAACTCCACGGGACCGCACCTGCATTTCGAGGACCGCCCGCACGGTGGCGGCTACGGAAACGACCGCAAGCCGTCCTGGTGACGACCACCGGAGAAAGGAGGCAGAGCACCATGGCATCACCCCTGTCCGCCACGGCCTTCATCGCCGCCCTGCGCGCCGAAGGCGTGAAGGTCACCGAAGTCGGCAACTGGCGCACCCACAACCGCAACCACAAGGGACCCTGGGGCCCCGTCCACGGAGTGATGATCCACCACACCGTCACGTCGGGCGCGGCGGGATCCGTCGCCCTGTGCCGTGACGGCCACAGCACCCTGCCCGGTCCGCTGTGCCACGGAGTCATCGCCAAGGACGGTGTCGTCCACCTCGTCGGACACGGCCGCACCAACCACGCCGGCGGCGGCGACCCCCTCGTCCTCAAGCACGTCGTCGCCGAGGACTACGGCGAACGCCCGCCCCGGCCCACCGCCGGCAACGCGGACGGAGTCGACGGCAACGCCCATTTCTACGGGTTCGAGTGCGTCAACCTCGGCAACGGGACGGACCCCTGGCCGGCCGCCCAGCTCACCGCGATCGAACGCGTCGGGGCCGCGATCTGCCGCCTCCACCGGTGGAGCGCGAAGAGCGTCATCGGCCACCTCGAATGGTCCAACGACAAGATCGACCCCAAGGGCTTCACCATGCCCGGCATGCGCGACCGCATCACCCGGCGACTGAAGACCCCGCCGACCGCCAAGTGACACCGGCAGCGGCCCCGGCATGAGAGCGGGGGCACGGGCAGAACGCCCGAGCCTCCGCTCGTCCGGCCCGTGGTCCCGATGACTGCTCATCGGGGAGAAAGCTCCGCCGGCCGGCGCCAAGGTGCGCCCGACAGCGCCGCTTCGCTGAGCGCGCGGTCGCAACGCCAGGTCGTCCGGGCGGGTTCCACCGGGGAATAGCGGCGCGAAGACCCCCGTCCCGAACGGCTTGAGGCGGGGGCCTTCGCGCTCTCCGGCCGGAGTGCTGTCACGTCGGGTCCCCCTGGCGCACGGTCGATCCCTTGGAGATCGTCGGCGTTTTTTCGCTGCTCAGGGCTTGGTGGCGGTAGTCGCGGGGCGGGAGGCCGAAGGCGTTGCGGAAGGTGCGGGAGAAGACCGCAGGATCGGTGAAGCCGCAGCGGACGGCGATGTGGTGGACAGGGGTGGTGCGGTGCGCGGGGTCGATCAGGAAGCGGCGGGCCTGTTCGAGACGCTGTTGGCGGATCCACGCGGCCGGGGAGGTGTGGTGGCCGAGGGTACGGAAGACGGTGTGCAGGTGTCTCAGGGAGATGTGGTGGGCGGCGGCGATCGTGCCCGGGGTGAGCTCGGGGTCCTGGAGGTGGTGGCGGATGAAGCTCTGGATCCGCAGGGCGAGGGAGCGGGTACGGGTCTCCGGGGGTAGTTCGCCGTCGGCGTCCAGATGGTGAGCCAGGGTCGCGGCGAGCAGATCCACCACCACCGGCTCCAGACGGGGCCCGTCCGACGGACGGAATGAACCGATGCTTTCCGTCCCGAGCCTGACGAGTGTTTCGGCCAGCAGGGCTCCCGGCCCTTCCCGGCCCGACAAACGGCGCGTCACCAGCCGGCGCACTTTGTCACCGGCGAGCGGCAGAAGCCGTCGCGGGACATCAAGTCCCACCGCGGTGATTTCTTTATTGGTGCAGTCGAAGGGATCCGAAGTACTGACGACGTACATCTCCCACGGACCGTGGAAACCACTCTGGCCTCTCTGGCTAATTCCGATTCCCCCGCTCAATGGAAGAGTCAAGTGGTAGCGATCCGGATCGGACTGCCGGATCAGTTGGGAAGTCCGTACGAAACTCATGGACTCCAAGCTGGTGGGCCACACGCCGACCTCTCCGAGCATGCGCAGGCTCATCTCCGCAGCGAACTGCTCAGGTTGATCGGCGGACATGTTCATCGGAGCCATGGCGTTCGCCATCTGCTCACGCCACATGTCGAACCCGTCCTCCGGTGCCACGTCCGCGGTTCGGAATACCGACTCGATCACCACAACCCCTCCTCGGCACGACTCTGTCCTCCCGGAGACGAGCAGCGTAATGATTCGGTTTCGCACGTCATTGACGACAGCCATCCCGCAGTACCGGCTCGGCTGGAATTGATGGGGCACGATCCAACCGCCTTTCCGGCCGGAACGTCAGCCTCCTCTCACCCGAGCCGAGATCAGCCTCCGGAAACTCGGTCGGCCGGAAGATTCCCTTCCTGGTAACGGGCCGCTGTCGAAGCCCGAATCGCGGGCGCCGACCGGAGGCGTGTCACCCGGGGCGGGCGAAGCCCGAGGCCGGACGGCGGCTCCGCCGTCCGGAATCCCCGGGCCGGGACCGCCGCACCCGTCGTGCGGTCGTCAGCTCGGGCTCCGGGTCCGGCGGCGGTGTACGGCGAGGACCGCGCCCGCGCCCACCACGGCGCCCGCCGCTGCCGCACCCGCGATCGGCAGCGCGGCGGAGGAGGGACCGGCCCCCGTGTCGCTGCCCGTGATCTCCAGCGAGATGGGGGCGGCGTTGTTGGCCCGGTGGGTGTCGAACGGCAGCGGCACGCCGGTCAGTACCAGTGAACCCTTGGCGCCCGGCACCTTCTTGTCGATCCTCAGCTTGAAGGCGAACGTGTCCTGGACGTGTTCCTTCTCCCCCAGGGCGCCGCAGATGTACATCTCGCCCTCGGCCCGGCAGGAGGGGTCGGGCCTGACGACCGAGGTGCCGGCGGGGAACGTGATCCGGACCAGGGCGGGCTTCGTCTCCGGCCGGTGGTACACCCACGCGGGGCCGTTGTTGGTGAAGGTGCCCTTCATCGTCACCGTGTCACCGACGTTCCCCCGCAGCGCGCCACCCGTGACCTCGTAGTCGGCCGTGTTGGCCGCCCGGACGGGCAGCTTGACCTCCTCCGCTGTGCCCTCGGCCCCGCCCGGTGCCTCGACCAGTCCGACGGCCGGTTCGTTCCCCGGCGACGGGGGGTTGTTCTCGTCCGAGCCCGGATCGAAGTTCGAGGCGCTCACCCACATCTCGTCGTCGAACGCGTGGGCCCGCGTCTTGACGGTGAAGGGCCGCTCAAGGGTGTGGACGACGCCCGGCTTCAGTGTCCGGCGGAACCGGCACACCGCGATCCACCTCTCGGGCATCTCGTCGTAGGCGCCGACGAACTGGGTCCGGCAGTTGGCGGGAACCTCCGTCATGTCGAGCCCCCGGGTCGTCGTGAACTTGATCCACACCTCGTCGACGGTCGAGGCGCCCTTGTTCACCACGGTGACCGGGAGTTCGAGGACGCTCTCCGGTTTCACGTCTTCGAGCGGCCCGACGCCTCCGACGAACACGCGTCCAGGGGGCTCGTCACCGATGGCGGGGGGAGCCGCGCCCAGTGCGATCAGGCCGGCGGCACCGAGAGCCGCGACGGCGGTTCGGGAGACGCGGCAGCGGTGTGGGGGACGGGGCATGGTGGAAACCTCTGTGGGGACGGGGGGGGACGGTCGGTGTCTCTCGCGTGAACTGTCCTTCGATTACTGGACAGTTACGCGTCCCGATCGGTTGCCCGCACGCTCCGGTCACCGTGCCGACCTCGTGGCCGGTCGCCGTCGGGCGACGACGTACGGACCGGAGCGCGCGGCCCCGGGGGCAGCACCCTTAACGAGGAGGCGCTGATCCGGCCCCTCGGAGGCGGGCCCGCTCAGCAGGTCTCCCGGTAGGGGAGCTCGGGCAGGTGGGCCTCCCACTGCTCCCTCCCGAGCCCGCCCCGAGCCCGTTCGCACACCTCCCGCGCCGCCCGTCGCGGATCGAGCACGCCGACTTCCCGGTGCACGCCGTTCGGGGTCGCGATGCGCAGAGCGTCGCCGTCGTCGGTGAATCCGAGTCCGAGGACCGGGCCTTCACCGACCGGGACGAGTGTGCCCGGGGTGCCGGGCGAGGCGGTTTCCCAGACGCGTACGGAGTCGTCCCCGGTTCCGACCGCGACGAACTCGCCGTCGGCCGAGAAGGCGACGGGCCGGGGTCCGTCACGCACCGTGTGGTCCGATCGTGCGAGGACCGCGAGCCGGTGTCGGCCGAGGCGGTCCCAGAGAGTGACCCGTCCCTCCAGGGCGCCGACCGCCAGGAAGCTGCCGTCCCGGCTGAACCGCGCGGACTCCCAGGTGTCCTCGCCGTGCAGGCCGGTGGTTCCGCGCCCGGTGTCCAGGTCGTACCGATCGCCGTTCGACATGAGCAGAGCCGTCCCGTCCGGTGTCAGGATCACGGAGAACGTCTCCGTCCGCTCACGCAGGAGACGGTGTCTGGCCTGCTCGGAGGCCCGCCACACCTCCACGACGCTCGGGGCGTCGTTGTCCCCGCCGATCGGCCGGGACGTGGCGAACAGCAGGGATGTGCCGTCCGCGCCCACGGCGACGGTCTCGATCAGTTCCGGCACCTTGACGCGTGCGGTCGTACGCCGGTGGTCCACGTCCCACAGGCGGACCTCGGCGCCTCCGTGGGCGACGGTACGGCCGTCCGGCGAGAAGGCCGTGCGCGGTGTGGTGTCCCCGCGTGCCCGCCCCGGCAGGGTGGTCGTTCGGCCGCCCCGTTCGTGCAGCTGGAACTCCCAGTCCCGGCCGTCCCGCCGCGTCGTCAGGGCGGTGTGTCCGTCCGGGCTGAACTCGGCCTTTTGGTAAGGCTGTTCAGGTGGGCCCGATCCGGCTGTCGCCAGTACGGCGCGGACATCGAGGGTCTTCACGGTGCTCGCCCCGCCGACGAAGCGCAGCACACCGTCCGCCGGATCGATCCGTGGCCCGGCGCCGCCGGACCCTTCCGGTGTGTAGGTCGTCAGCGGGCGGTCCGGGAACGCGGTGCGCCACAGCGCCATGTCGCCGTGCCGGGTGACGGCGTACGCGCCGTCGGCGCTGAACGACACCTCCGGCAGGTCCTCGCGGCCCGTCTTCATCCGGGGGCGCTCCCGGCCGTCCCGCACGTCCCAGGTACGGACTCCGCCTTCCACGCCGACGGCGAGAGCACGGCTGTCGGGCAGAAACGTGAACCGGGCGCCCACGTAGCACAGTTCGCGATCCGCCTCGCGGGTCCAGAGTGCGGGCAGCCGGCGTTCCGTCCCGGTGTCCCAGACCGTCAGCCGGGCGCCGTCGTCCGCGCAGGCGGCGACGAGCCTCCCGTCGGGGCTCACCTGGGCGACCGGGCCGTCGTCCTCGCGCGCGCCCGCCGTGAACACCACCCGACCCGTCTCCACGTCCCACACCCGAACCCTGGCTCCGCTCTCCTCCCTGTCCTCGTCCTGGGTGACGAGCAGCCGCCCGCCGGAGCCGAACTCGGCTTGTGGATAGCTCCCTTGAAGGTTCCCGAGTCGCCGCGTCCGCTGCCCGTCGCGCAGGTCCCGCACGACGACGGCGCCCCGGCCGTCGAGAAAGGCGAGCCGCCCGGCGTCGCCGCTGACGGCGAGAACCGATCCGAAGGCGCCGCCCGGAACGGTGACCGCGCCGAGTGAGCGGCCGGTGCGGGTGTCCCACCGGTACACCCGGTCCCTGCCGACTTTTGTCAGGATCCGTCCGTCCGCGCTGAGTTGGGCCGGGGACTGCATGTCACCCGTGTCGTCGCGCGGGGTGAACGACGCCAGCTCGCGCTGTGCGGCGGCGCCCCGCACCGCCTCTCGGGTTTCGGGCAGGTCGGCGATCCGCCAGGAGGCCACGCCCAGTCGCATGGCCAGGCGCGGGTCCGAGGCGCGCAGGGCCGTCGCGACACCGGCGACGCGGCGGGCCTCGGCCTCGTCGTGGCGGCGATCGCTGATGCGGCTCTGCTGCCAGGCCGCCGTACCGGCCACCGCCGCGAGGCAGATCAGCAGGGCAACGGCCGCCAGCAGGGAGCGGCGTCGGCGGGCGCCACGGGTGCGCAGGCGCAGGGCCCGCTCATGGGCGGCCACGCTCGCGCGGAGGAAGTCGCCTTCCAGGGACGTCAGTTCATCGGAGGCGCCCGTCTCCTCCCGAGCCCCGTCCCCCCAAGACCTCTCCCCCCGGGCCTTGTTGTCCCGAGCCTTGTTGTCCCGGTCACCGAACGCCCCGTCGCCGAACGCCTCACGTGCGGCCGGGAGTCGTACGCCCCGGAACAGGGCCCCCGGGTCCCGGTCCAGCGCCTCCCACGTGCGGGCGGCCTCCGTCAGCGCCCGGTGCAGGCGCAGCCGTTCCCGGTCGGCCTCGATCCAGCCGCGCAGCCGGGGCCAGGCGGTGAGGAGCGCTTCGTGGGCGAGGTCGACCGTGGTGCCGTCCACGGTGAGCAGCCGGGCCCGTACCAGTTCCTCCAGGACGACCGACTCGGCGAGTGCCGGGGGGAGTTCGGCGCGGTCCACGGGCCGCCGGGTGTCCTGCGTGCCGTCGCCCGGGGAGACCATGCGCAGCAGCAGCCGGCGGGCGACGGCGGCCTGTTCGCCGGTGAAGCCGGCATACACCGCCTCGGCGGTGTGGGCGATGGCGCCGCGCACCCCGCCGATCGCGTCGTACGCCTGCTCGGTGAGGGTCTTGCCGCGGCGTCGGCGCCAGACTTCGAGCAGGGCGTGTGCCATCAGTGGCAGACCGCCCGGCTGGCTTTCGACGTCCGCGACGATGCGGGCGGTCAATGCCCTCTCCACGACGAGACGGCCGTGTCGTGCCGGTCCGACGACGGCTTCCCTGAGCTGGGCGGACGTCATCGGGCCGACGAGGAGTGTGGCGGAGCGCAGGGCGTCGGCGAGCGGACCGTGCTCGGCGCAGCGGCCGTAGAAGTCGGCGCGTACGGCGATGACCACGCGTAGTCGGCTCTCGGGTGCGCGGGCGGCGAGCAGCGCGTCGACGAACCGGGCGCGCACGGAGCTGTCGTGGCACAGGGTGAACAGTTCCTCGAACTGGTCGATCAGGACGATCGTGTCGCCCTCCGCGGCGGTGGCCGGGGCGAGCAGGGCGGGGCGGGGGTGGTCCGACGGGGTGACG
Above is a window of Streptomyces sp. NBC_01498 DNA encoding:
- a CDS encoding class I SAM-dependent methyltransferase, producing the protein MAESSYLTAVRESYDTVAADYVERVPSPAEMDPLSRAMLAVFAELVRTAGPGPVADLGCGPGRVTAYLAGLGVPAFGVDLSPKMVALARHAYPNLRFTEGSMTALETADDELGGILAWYSTHHTPPKWLPAVFAEFHRTLAPGGHLLWGDYVGDERLRPTRGYGRPVSYESYLLPLDRVSGLLERAGFVVTARLEQEPGGRVNRPRACLLARRPEKP
- a CDS encoding peptidoglycan DD-metalloendopeptidase family protein, encoding MAAIEFSHVKHGSKDPCVTTFQKALIAKGHKIPSGATGLFGNETKAACTAFQRAQGWSGTNADGAPGPETFARLKLTDGGHKTGGSGGVSSPVPGYGINKGNPYGRRSSGYSVGYHTGDDYPAPTGTDVVAVRAGTIAESKNDGASYGNMIVLRAENNRDYWYCHLSKRGVKKGDKVKAGQKLGDVGSTGNSTGPHLHFEDRPHGGGYGNDRKPSW
- a CDS encoding AraC family transcriptional regulator; amino-acid sequence: MAVVNDVRNRIITLLVSGRTESCRGGVVVIESVFRTADVAPEDGFDMWREQMANAMAPMNMSADQPEQFAAEMSLRMLGEVGVWPTSLESMSFVRTSQLIRQSDPDRYHLTLPLSGGIGISQRGQSGFHGPWEMYVVSTSDPFDCTNKEITAVGLDVPRRLLPLAGDKVRRLVTRRLSGREGPGALLAETLVRLGTESIGSFRPSDGPRLEPVVVDLLAATLAHHLDADGELPPETRTRSLALRIQSFIRHHLQDPELTPGTIAAAHHISLRHLHTVFRTLGHHTSPAAWIRQQRLEQARRFLIDPAHRTTPVHHIAVRCGFTDPAVFSRTFRNAFGLPPRDYRHQALSSEKTPTISKGSTVRQGDPT
- a CDS encoding nSTAND1 domain-containing NTPase is translated as MGRREKPLDPAAGAASQLAYELRTLREEAGGPTYRAMAEHVGFSAPTLSAAASGERVPTLPVLLAYVRACGGDTADWERRWRDATADAADEAEAEAVREATTSPYKGLARFEPDDRDTYFGRGELVAELADFLARHRVVALVGGSGSGKSSLLRAGLVPALRDEQDPRRRPALVRVVTPSDHPRPALLAPATAAEGDTIVLIDQFEELFTLCHDSSVRARFVDALLAARAPESRLRVVIAVRADFYGRCAEHGPLADALRSATLLVGPMTSAQLREAVVGPARHGRLVVERALTARIVADVESQPGGLPLMAHALLEVWRRRRGKTLTEQAYDAIGGVRGAIAHTAEAVYAGFTGEQAAVARRLLLRMVSPGDGTQDTRRPVDRAELPPALAESVVLEELVRARLLTVDGTTVDLAHEALLTAWPRLRGWIEADRERLRLHRALTEAARTWEALDRDPGALFRGVRLPAAREAFGDGAFGDRDNKARDNKARGERSWGDGAREETGASDELTSLEGDFLRASVAAHERALRLRTRGARRRRSLLAAVALLICLAAVAGTAAWQQSRISDRRHDEAEARRVAGVATALRASDPRLAMRLGVASWRIADLPETREAVRGAAAQRELASFTPRDDTGDMQSPAQLSADGRILTKVGRDRVYRWDTRTGRSLGAVTVPGGAFGSVLAVSGDAGRLAFLDGRGAVVVRDLRDGQRTRRLGNLQGSYPQAEFGSGGRLLVTQDEDREESGARVRVWDVETGRVVFTAGAREDDGPVAQVSPDGRLVAACADDGARLTVWDTGTERRLPALWTREADRELCYVGARFTFLPDSRALAVGVEGGVRTWDVRDGRERPRMKTGREDLPEVSFSADGAYAVTRHGDMALWRTAFPDRPLTTYTPEGSGGAGPRIDPADGVLRFVGGASTVKTLDVRAVLATAGSGPPEQPYQKAEFSPDGHTALTTRRDGRDWEFQLHERGGRTTTLPGRARGDTTPRTAFSPDGRTVAHGGAEVRLWDVDHRRTTARVKVPELIETVAVGADGTSLLFATSRPIGGDNDAPSVVEVWRASEQARHRLLRERTETFSVILTPDGTALLMSNGDRYDLDTGRGTTGLHGEDTWESARFSRDGSFLAVGALEGRVTLWDRLGRHRLAVLARSDHTVRDGPRPVAFSADGEFVAVGTGDDSVRVWETASPGTPGTLVPVGEGPVLGLGFTDDGDALRIATPNGVHREVGVLDPRRAAREVCERARGGLGREQWEAHLPELPYRETC
- a CDS encoding AraC family transcriptional regulator, with amino-acid sequence MWHELMASTMAPMELTADRPDQFQAEMSLRTLGEVTVWPAKSKSMRFQRTPRFIRQSDPEICHLTLMLTGGIGISQRGQSGFHGPWEMYVVSTSEPFDCINKDDSAVVALEVPRRLLPLPGDQVRRLVTRRLSGREGPGALLAETLVRLGTESICSFRPSDGPRLEPVVVDLLAATLAHHLDADNELPPETRTRALALRIQTFVRHHLHDPDLTPGTIAAAHHISLRHLHTVFRTLGHHTSPAAWIRQQRLEQARRFLIDPAHHTTPVHHIAVRCGFTDPAVFSRTFRNAFGLPPRDYRHQALSSEITSPTPDSRALDGWA